The Kitasatospora sp. NBC_00374 genome has a segment encoding these proteins:
- the sucD gene encoding succinate--CoA ligase subunit alpha has translation MAIFLTKDSKVIVQGMTGSEGMKHTRRMLASGTQIVGGVNPRKAGTTVDVDGTEVPVFGSVAEAIEKTGADVTVIFVPPKFTKDAVVEAIDAEIGLAVVITEGVPVHDSAAFWAYAGSKGSKTRIIGPNCPGLISPEQSNAGIIPADITKSGPIGLVSKSGTLTYQLMYELRDLGFSSAVGIGGDPVIGTTHIDALAAFEADPETKIIVMIGEIGGDAEERAADYIAKHVTKPVVGYVAGFTAPEGKTMGHAGAIVSGSSGTAQAKKEALEAAGVKVGKTPSETARLARQLIG, from the coding sequence ATGGCTATCTTCCTTACCAAGGACAGCAAGGTCATCGTCCAGGGCATGACCGGCTCCGAGGGCATGAAGCACACCCGCCGCATGCTCGCCTCCGGCACCCAGATCGTCGGCGGTGTGAACCCGCGCAAGGCCGGCACCACCGTTGACGTCGACGGCACCGAGGTGCCCGTCTTCGGCTCCGTCGCCGAGGCCATCGAGAAGACCGGTGCCGACGTCACCGTCATCTTCGTGCCGCCGAAGTTCACCAAGGACGCCGTCGTCGAGGCGATCGACGCGGAGATCGGCCTCGCGGTCGTCATCACCGAGGGTGTCCCGGTCCACGACTCGGCCGCCTTCTGGGCGTACGCCGGCTCGAAGGGCAGCAAGACCCGGATCATCGGCCCGAACTGCCCCGGCCTGATCTCGCCGGAGCAGTCGAACGCCGGCATCATCCCGGCCGACATCACCAAGTCCGGCCCGATCGGCCTGGTCTCGAAGTCCGGCACGCTGACCTACCAGCTCATGTACGAGCTGCGTGACCTCGGCTTCTCCTCGGCCGTGGGCATCGGCGGCGACCCGGTCATCGGCACCACCCACATCGACGCCCTCGCGGCGTTCGAGGCGGACCCGGAGACCAAGATCATCGTCATGATCGGCGAGATCGGCGGCGACGCCGAGGAGCGTGCGGCGGACTACATCGCCAAGCACGTCACCAAGCCGGTCGTCGGCTACGTCGCGGGCTTCACCGCCCCCGAGGGCAAGACCATGGGCCACGCCGGCGCCATCGTCTCCGGCTCCTCGGGCACCGCGCAGGCGAAGAAGGAGGCCCTGGAGGCCGCCGGTGTCAAGGTCGGCAAGACGCCGTCCGAGACCGCTCGCCTGGCCCGTCAGCTGATCGGCTGA
- the sucC gene encoding ADP-forming succinate--CoA ligase subunit beta, whose protein sequence is MDLFEYQARDLFAKHGVPVLDGDVIETAADAAAIAERFGGRAVVKAQVKVGGRGKAGGVKLAADPADAVAKAEAILGMDIKGHTVHKVMLAQTADIKDEYYVSFLLDRTNRTFLAMASVEGGVEIEVVAEENPDALAKIPVDANEGCTPEKAAEIVAAAKFPADVADQVADVLQQLWKVFIAEDALLVEVNPLIKSGDGKIIALDGKVSLDENAEFRQPGHEALEDKAAANPLEAAAKAKGLNYVKLDGEVGIIGNGAGLVMSTLDVVAYAGENHGGVKPANFLDIGGGASAEVMANGLEIILGDTDVKSVFVNVFGGITACDAVANGIVQALALLEEKGEAVTKPLVVRLDGNNAELGRKILTDANHPLVQQVDTMDGAADRAAELANK, encoded by the coding sequence GTGGACCTGTTCGAGTACCAGGCGAGGGACCTCTTCGCCAAGCACGGTGTACCCGTGCTTGACGGCGATGTCATCGAGACCGCCGCAGACGCTGCCGCCATCGCGGAGCGCTTCGGCGGCCGCGCCGTCGTCAAGGCTCAGGTGAAGGTCGGTGGCCGAGGCAAGGCAGGTGGCGTCAAGCTCGCCGCCGACCCGGCCGACGCCGTCGCCAAGGCCGAGGCGATCCTCGGGATGGACATCAAGGGCCACACCGTTCACAAGGTGATGCTGGCCCAGACCGCGGACATCAAGGACGAGTACTACGTCTCGTTCCTGCTGGACCGCACCAACCGCACCTTCCTGGCCATGGCCAGCGTCGAGGGCGGCGTGGAGATCGAGGTCGTCGCCGAGGAGAACCCGGACGCCCTGGCCAAGATCCCGGTCGACGCCAACGAGGGCTGCACCCCGGAGAAGGCCGCCGAGATCGTCGCCGCCGCGAAGTTCCCCGCGGACGTGGCCGACCAGGTCGCCGACGTCCTGCAGCAGCTGTGGAAGGTCTTCATCGCCGAGGACGCGCTCCTCGTCGAGGTCAACCCGCTGATCAAGTCCGGCGACGGCAAGATCATCGCGCTCGACGGCAAGGTCTCGCTGGACGAGAACGCCGAGTTCCGCCAGCCGGGCCACGAGGCGCTCGAGGACAAGGCCGCCGCGAACCCGCTGGAGGCCGCGGCCAAGGCCAAGGGCCTCAACTACGTCAAGCTCGACGGCGAGGTCGGCATCATCGGCAACGGCGCGGGTCTCGTCATGAGCACCCTCGACGTGGTCGCCTACGCCGGTGAGAACCACGGCGGCGTCAAGCCCGCCAACTTCCTCGACATCGGCGGCGGCGCGTCCGCCGAGGTGATGGCGAACGGCCTGGAGATCATCCTGGGCGACACCGACGTCAAGTCGGTCTTCGTCAACGTCTTCGGCGGCATCACCGCGTGCGACGCGGTCGCCAACGGCATCGTGCAGGCGCTGGCCCTCCTCGAGGAGAAGGGCGAGGCCGTCACCAAGCCGCTCGTCGTCCGCCTGGACGGCAACAACGCCGAGCTGGGTCGCAAGATCCTGACCGACGCCAACCACCCGCTGGTGCAGCAGGTGGACACCATGGACGGTGCGGCCGACCGCGCCGCCGAGCTGGCCAACAAGTAA